Part of the Halogeometricum sp. S3BR5-2 genome, ACCCTGCGACATGCCGTGGCTGTCGACCCCGCTCCTCGAACACCTCCTCTCGCAGGCGGTCGGCGCAACGGGGGCGGCGCTGGAGTGGGAGCGGTGCGTCCGGCCGTTTCCGATAGCCGTCCACGTCGGCTCCGGACTCGTCTCCTGCTCGGAACTGCTCCGGACGGGTCGCCGGGAGTTCGGCGCCTTCCTCTCCTCGCTCGGTCCGGTCGTCGTCGACGAACGGGTCGCCCGCGCCCACGGCGCGCCCGCCATCCTCCGGGACGTCGACGTCCGGTCTGACCTCCCCGACCCCCTCCGGCGGCCGGACCCCTCCGGCGTCGACCCCTGAACCCGGAACCCCGACCCGTAACCGGACGCCCCGCCGGCCGTGAAACTCCGCGCCCGTGTCTCCGAGTTCTGCCCCATTTATCACCACGGACGCCCGAGGAACGACCATGCCTCAGCCAGTCATCGCGGCCGCGCACCGCACCCCGTTCGGCAAGGCCGGCGGCGTCTTCGAGGACGTCCGCAGTGAGGACCTCTCCGTGACGCTCATCGACCACATTCTGGAGGAGACGGGCCTCGACGGCGAGGACGTGGACGACCTGATGTGGGGCGTCGCCCAGCAACGCGGCGAACAGGACAACAACGTCGCCCGCGTCATCGCCCTCCTCTCCGAACTCGGCGAGGGGACGCCCGCGACGAGCATCAACCGCTGGTGCGCCTCCTCGATGCAGGCCGTCATCTCCGCCTCCGACGCCATCGCCGCGGGCAACCGCGACTGCGTCCTCGCGGGCGGCGTCGAGAGCATGAGTCGCGTGCCGATGGACGGCGACTCCTACGAGCACCTCCACCCCGAACTGTCCGAGAAGTACAACGTCTTCCAACTCCAGATGGGGATGACCGCGGAGAAGGTGGCCGAGGAGTACGGCGTCTCGCGCGAACAGCAGGACGAGTACGCCGCGCGGAGCCACGAACGCGCCGCCGAGGCCGCCGACTCGGGCCGCTTCGACGACGAAATCGTGCCCGTCGAGACGGACGACGGCGTCGTCACCGACGACGAGGGCATCCGCCGGGACACCTCCGCGGAGGCGCTGGCGGGTCTCGACCCCGCGTTCACCGGCGACGGAACCGTCACGGCCGGTAACTCCTCGCAGATAACCGACGGCGCGGCGGCCGTCCTCGTCACTTCCCGCGAGTTCGCCGAGGAGCACGACTTGGATATCCTCGCCGAAACGGGCGCCAACGCCGTCGCCGGCGTCGACCCGACGGTGATGGGTATCGGTCCCGTCCCGGCGACGCGAAACCTCCTCGAACGCAACGGTCGGGACGTCGAGGACTACGGTCTCGTCGAACTGAACGAGGCGTTCGCCAGTCAGTGCGTCTACGCGCGCGACGAACTCGGCGTCGACCCCGAGAAGTACAACGTCAACGGCGGCGCCATCGCCCTCGGCCATCCCCTCGGCGCCTCGGGCGCCCGCCTGCCCGTGACGCTCATCCACGAGATGATAAAGCGCGACGAGGAGCGCGGACTCGCCACGCTGTGCGTCGGGTTCGGACAGGGCGCGGCCATCGAGTTCAGCCGGTAGTCGGCGACCTGACTCCGAGTTTTTGGTCCAGCTTTTGCGGACGAGCGTCGCGAGTCGGTAAAAAGTGGCAGGACGCCGCCACCGAGTTCAGCCGGTAGTCGGTGACTCGCGGTTCGACTCTCGGACGCCCGGACGGCCACGACGCTTTTTGAGCTCCCGTCCGGTGACCGACACGTCCATGAACAGCGACTGCTCACGTGACGTCGACAGCGACCGAACGCTCAGCCGTCGCCGCCTCCTCGCCGGCACCGCGGCGGCCGGGACGGCGGCGCTGACGCCCGCCTTCGCCGACTCGGCGGCGGCCCAGTCGGGCGACGACGAGGAGGCCGCGACGCCGTCCGCGGCGGTACAGAATACGGCGCCGACGTTCGGCAACTCCGATTACACCGGTCTGTTCGTTCAGGTGTCGGGGTACAACCGGGACGCCGACAGCCAGGGCGTCGGCAGTTGCGGGTTCGTCGAGAGCGAGGACAGCGTGACGGGCTACGACGCCGAGATGATAGACACCTACAACGACAACCACCAGTCCGAGTCCATCGTGCTGTTCGCGGTGACGCAGAACTCCATCCAACCCGGGAAACTGTTCGTGGTGAACCAACAGTCGTCCTGCGGCGGCGGGTACGTCGGCCTGCAACTCGAAGAGGTGGGCAGCAGCAGCATCGAGACGCCCGGTTCGACCGGGTCGGGGTCGGGTTCGGGGTCGGCGATTCCGGGGTTCGGCTTCCTCGCCGGTGCGCTCGGACTGGGGGCGGCGGGTGCGGCCGCCGCCCGGTCGGACGACTGAGGCGCGTTCTCTCTCGTTCTTCTCGTTCAGGCGTCGGGGTGGACGAACGCCATCGCCTCGCGGACGGCGTCGTGACCGCCGATGACGGTTATCCGGTCGCCGCGCTGGACGGTGTAGTCGGCGCTCGGAACGCTCGTCTCCCCGTCGCGGGCGACCAGCGCGATGAGACAGCCGTCCGGGAGTTCCGGACCGATGTCGCGGACGGTCCGCCCGACTATCTCCTCGGAGGTGACCTCTATCTCCTGGACGTCGCCCGAGCGGCCTATCTCGCTCATCCAGTTCATCAGCGCGGGCCGCTCGATGTAGTTGTCGATGGCGTGGGCCGTCGCCAGCACCGACGAGATGGTGCGCACGCCGAGTTCCTCGAAGGCGTCGACGTTGTTCGGGTTGTTCGCCCGGGCGATGATGGTCTCGGGGTCGAACTTCGAGTTCGCCAGTTGGGCGACCAGGAGGTTCACGTCGTCGTCGCCGGTGGCGGCGACGACTATCTTCGCGTTGCCCGCCCCCGCCGAGCGCAACACGTCGGTGTCGGTGCCGTCCCCCTGATGGACGGTGTGGCCCGCGTTGCGCGCGATCTGGATGATGTCCGGGTCGTGTTCGATGAGCACTACGTTCTCTCCGCGGTCTTCGAGGCGTTCGGCGAGCGTCCGGCCCACCTTACCGCCTCCGACGATGAGTACACGCATTGGGATGACGTCGAGGTATTCCGCTATCTGTCTCGCGAGGCCGCCCTCGAAGACGACGGTCACGAGGATGACGAGGAAGACGGTGCCGACGAGGGTGTCGGCGGCCTGCGTCAGGCCTTCCGCCCGCAGTTGGATGGCGAACAGCGTCGCCACGGACGCGGGGATGATACCCCGCGGGCCGACGAGGCTCATGAACCACTTCTCGCCCGTCGTGAACCGGTCGCCCCGCGTCGACAGGAACATGAGGAGGGGCCGGAGCACGAGGGCGACGACGGCGACGACGCCGAGGCCGCCGAGGCCCAGTCGGACGAGCGTCTCGAAGTCCAACAGCGCCGCCAAGGCGATGAAGACGAACGAGAGGACGATGAGCGTCACGTCGCCCTTGAACGCCGAGATGTCCTCCTCGTAGGGGATGTCGGCGTTGCCGAGGAGGACGCCGGCCGTGGCGACGGCGGCGATGCCCGCCTCGGTGGCGATGAAGTCGGCGGCGCCGTAGGCGACGAGCGCCCCCGCGAGGACGAGCAGACGCGCGTTCTGCGGGGCGTTGCCGGGCGAGAGATCCACGTACCGGAGCCCGTAGACCATCGCCGCGGCGACGACGGCGCCGACGACGACGCCGATGCCGAGGCGTTCGGCGAACAGCGTGAGGACCGCCCCCGGTTCGGTGACGTCCGCGACGATGGTCTCGAAGATGACGACGGCGAGGATGGCCGCCGTCACGTCGTTGACGATACCCTCCGTCTCCAACAGCGCCTCGACGCGGTCCCGCGCCGGGACGACCTCGAGGATGGGGGCGATGACCGTCGGTCCCGTGGCGACGAGCAACGCGCCGATGAGGAACGACACGGGCCACGGCGACCCGAGGAGGAAGTGTATCGCCGCGGCCGTCCCGAGGAGCGCTATCATCGCGCCGACGGTGATGACGCGAATTGTCGCCGCGGGCGCCTCCCTGAGCTTCTGGATGCGCAGGTGAAAGGCCCCCTCGAAGACGATGATGGCGACCGAGAGGCCGACGATGGCCGAGAGACCGCCGCCGAAGGAGTCGGGGTTGACGACGCCGAGCACCTCCGGTCCGAGCACGATGCCCGACGCGATGAGAAAGAGCACGCTCGGGATCTGGAAGCGGTCGGAGAGAATCTGCGAGACGACGCCGATGCCGATGATGGCCGCGACGATGTAGATGAGATTAGAACCCGCGGCCACTATGACTCCTCCATGTACGTCGGTGAAAGTAACGGACGCGCATAAAAGCACAGATTCGCGACTCTCTTTTCCGGGTAAAACCCGAACGAGCGCGCGGGAAATGGCGGGAAGCGGAGGCGGGTGGGGACGGGCGTCAGCGGTCGCCCCCCGCGGCGGCGTCCGCGTCGTAGAGCATCTCGATCTGATCGGCGTAGCGGTCGAGGATGTTGCGGCGCTTCTTCTTCATCGTCGGCGTCATCAGGTCGTTGTGCTCGGTGAACTCCTCGGGCACCAGCCGGAACTGCTTGATGCGTTCGTAGGGCTCGAAGCGCTCGTTCACCGCGTCGACCTCCGATTGAGTCCGGTCGCGGACCCGGTCGTCCCGGCACAGCGAGCGCAGGTCGTCCGGTAGGTCGTACCCCTCGCGGGCGGCCCACTCGCGGACGCCCTCGACGTTCGGCACGACGAGCGCCGAGACGAACTTGCGGCCGTCGCCGAGCACCATGCACTGCTCGACGACGTCGCTGGAGGCGAAGGCGTCCTCGATGGGGCCGGGAGCGACGT contains:
- a CDS encoding molybdenum cofactor guanylyltransferase codes for the protein MTADVRRTGVILAGGRSTRFEGGDKALAPLDGEPLVRHVASALAPVVDELVVNCRSEQADDLTEAVGDLSVPLVLAFDPIRDRGPLFGLRTALRHANGAYALAAPCDMPWLSTPLLEHLLSQAVGATGAALEWERCVRPFPIAVHVGSGLVSCSELLRTGRREFGAFLSSLGPVVVDERVARAHGAPAILRDVDVRSDLPDPLRRPDPSGVDP
- a CDS encoding thiolase family protein — translated: MPQPVIAAAHRTPFGKAGGVFEDVRSEDLSVTLIDHILEETGLDGEDVDDLMWGVAQQRGEQDNNVARVIALLSELGEGTPATSINRWCASSMQAVISASDAIAAGNRDCVLAGGVESMSRVPMDGDSYEHLHPELSEKYNVFQLQMGMTAEKVAEEYGVSREQQDEYAARSHERAAEAADSGRFDDEIVPVETDDGVVTDDEGIRRDTSAEALAGLDPAFTGDGTVTAGNSSQITDGAAAVLVTSREFAEEHDLDILAETGANAVAGVDPTVMGIGPVPATRNLLERNGRDVEDYGLVELNEAFASQCVYARDELGVDPEKYNVNGGAIALGHPLGASGARLPVTLIHEMIKRDEERGLATLCVGFGQGAAIEFSR
- a CDS encoding cation:proton antiporter, whose amino-acid sequence is MAAGSNLIYIVAAIIGIGVVSQILSDRFQIPSVLFLIASGIVLGPEVLGVVNPDSFGGGLSAIVGLSVAIIVFEGAFHLRIQKLREAPAATIRVITVGAMIALLGTAAAIHFLLGSPWPVSFLIGALLVATGPTVIAPILEVVPARDRVEALLETEGIVNDVTAAILAVVIFETIVADVTEPGAVLTLFAERLGIGVVVGAVVAAAMVYGLRYVDLSPGNAPQNARLLVLAGALVAYGAADFIATEAGIAAVATAGVLLGNADIPYEEDISAFKGDVTLIVLSFVFIALAALLDFETLVRLGLGGLGVVAVVALVLRPLLMFLSTRGDRFTTGEKWFMSLVGPRGIIPASVATLFAIQLRAEGLTQAADTLVGTVFLVILVTVVFEGGLARQIAEYLDVIPMRVLIVGGGKVGRTLAERLEDRGENVVLIEHDPDIIQIARNAGHTVHQGDGTDTDVLRSAGAGNAKIVVAATGDDDVNLLVAQLANSKFDPETIIARANNPNNVDAFEELGVRTISSVLATAHAIDNYIERPALMNWMSEIGRSGDVQEIEVTSEEIVGRTVRDIGPELPDGCLIALVARDGETSVPSADYTVQRGDRITVIGGHDAVREAMAFVHPDA